In the genome of Chryseobacterium arthrosphaerae, one region contains:
- a CDS encoding nucleoside phosphorylase — MLNKLAASELVLNEDGSVYHLNLLPEDIADKIILVGDPDRVAKVSKYFDTVEIKKNKREFYTHTGTLRGERITVMSTGIGTENIDIVMNELDALVNIDLKNKEFKTEHKALELFRMGTCGSVNPDVQVDNMLVTQNVVGLDGLMHFYQDYNFENEFSKSFLERFPYERIKPMLYFSDWAEEMGEYYKDAKYHGNTATFPGFYAPQGRQLRLKAVDDQFLETLNDLGITNFEMETSAIYALSKLLGHKAITVNNVIANRRRGEFSADHHASEKNLITWVLDRIIK; from the coding sequence ATGCTAAACAAACTTGCTGCCTCAGAACTTGTTCTGAATGAAGACGGAAGTGTATACCACCTGAATCTTTTACCTGAAGATATTGCTGACAAAATCATCCTTGTAGGTGATCCTGACAGAGTGGCAAAAGTTTCAAAATACTTTGATACCGTAGAAATCAAAAAAAATAAAAGAGAATTTTATACGCATACAGGAACCCTTCGTGGAGAAAGAATTACAGTAATGTCAACCGGTATCGGAACTGAGAACATCGATATCGTGATGAATGAGCTGGATGCTTTGGTGAACATCGACCTGAAGAACAAAGAGTTCAAAACTGAGCACAAAGCCCTTGAGCTATTCCGTATGGGAACATGCGGCAGTGTAAATCCTGATGTACAGGTAGACAATATGCTGGTTACCCAGAATGTTGTAGGATTGGACGGGCTAATGCATTTCTACCAGGATTATAACTTTGAAAATGAGTTTTCTAAAAGCTTCCTGGAAAGATTCCCTTACGAAAGAATCAAGCCTATGCTGTATTTCTCAGACTGGGCAGAAGAAATGGGAGAATATTATAAAGATGCCAAATACCACGGAAATACGGCAACATTCCCGGGATTCTATGCTCCGCAGGGAAGACAGCTTCGTTTAAAAGCAGTAGATGATCAATTCCTTGAAACATTGAATGACCTTGGAATTACCAATTTCGAAATGGAAACCTCTGCGATCTATGCGCTTTCAAAATTATTAGGACATAAAGCAATTACAGTGAATAACGTTATTGCCAACAGAAGACGTGGAGAATTCTCTGCAGATCATCACGCTTCTGAAAAGAACCTGATTACCTGGGTGCTTGACAGAATCATTAAATAA
- a CDS encoding Rossmann-fold NAD(P)-binding domain-containing protein, producing the protein MKKIGIIGYGWLGERIANAMSGKYELYATTTTPDKANELNGRGMNAATVSFPDFQLEKPLPQWNIVENLDVLIITIPLSEKSCCVSSLYNRIRNLSSFIGDFKGQVFLMSSTGVYPDLPKELTEEDMPVEKVSGERMIRNTYPQANILRLAGLMGDNRLLKNYNIAVLDAPVNHIHYSDICSVIIKMIENGSEGKLYNISAPLHPSKDAVVHAQKNLPFAGEKEPEGRKINSAKMMTELDFVFQYPDPRKFHEVHMKH; encoded by the coding sequence ATGAAGAAAATAGGAATCATCGGCTACGGCTGGCTGGGGGAAAGAATTGCCAATGCCATGTCCGGTAAATATGAATTGTATGCCACGACCACCACACCGGATAAAGCAAACGAACTGAATGGCAGAGGGATGAATGCAGCCACAGTTTCTTTTCCGGATTTTCAGTTGGAAAAACCTTTGCCTCAATGGAACATCGTAGAGAATCTTGATGTTTTAATCATTACCATTCCGCTTTCAGAAAAAAGCTGCTGTGTAAGTTCTTTATATAACAGGATACGGAATTTATCATCATTTATCGGAGATTTTAAAGGACAGGTATTTCTGATGAGCTCCACCGGAGTCTACCCGGATCTTCCGAAAGAACTGACAGAGGAAGACATGCCCGTTGAAAAAGTTTCAGGAGAAAGGATGATAAGAAATACATATCCACAGGCCAATATTCTGAGATTAGCCGGTTTGATGGGAGATAACAGACTGCTTAAAAATTATAATATAGCTGTTTTGGATGCTCCTGTCAATCATATTCATTATTCTGATATCTGCTCGGTGATCATAAAAATGATTGAAAATGGATCGGAAGGAAAGCTCTACAATATCAGCGCACCTCTTCACCCCTCCAAAGATGCTGTGGTTCATGCCCAGAAAAATCTGCCATTTGCCGGGGAAAAAGAACCGGAAGGCAGAAAGATTAATTCTGCAAAAATGATGACTGAACTGGATTTTGTTTTTCAGTATCCTGATCCAAGGAAGTTTCATGAAGTTCATATGAAACATTAA
- a CDS encoding cytochrome-c peroxidase, whose product MRSYPLLVVILLIGFAVMSFNPVDKGKESENTFVNQGLSDFKTQLEQLKSDVRKFSEDRITLEELRKSLSRTRNSFKEIEFYIAYHYPEFTKTHLNAAPLFHIEAAGTSAYTLPPEGLQVLDELIFSEEARDEKEKIKTITDFLYNSYSKFYLSSVKNGLSKGNNRTLPLRIELIRIYSLGVTGFDTPGSLNISEETRHALSGMQKYISDDPYFRNYDTRKADHTLTEAISYLSENTDFETFDRIEFYKKYIQPLYEELGKWDGRPDDLKEFSGWNVGNKNFFSSDFLDPYFYTLLKSSEDNSELRNLGKSIFYDQNLSGNGKMSCATCHLQENAFTDLKAKSQSNVEGKTVLRNSPSLYNAVFAKRFFYDLRAFYLEQQAEHVIYNEEEFNTSYESIIRKLTAKPEYRKAFRNAFKDGNISKENFSKALSSYVASLYSFDSDFDRFMRNEKNVSDDVKKGFNLFMGKANCATCHFAPHFSGLVPPFFNENESEVLGVTTRPVKQLPVELDHDLGRGNSPVKKEKSWIYDYSFKTVTVRNIALTKPYFHNGAFNTLEEVLDFYNEGGGEGLGLNMKNQTLAPDKLNLTETEIKQIIAFLNALTDTSKAK is encoded by the coding sequence ATGAGATCGTATCCACTGCTTGTTGTCATCCTTCTGATAGGATTTGCAGTAATGTCTTTCAACCCGGTTGATAAAGGAAAAGAAAGTGAAAATACATTTGTTAACCAGGGACTTTCTGACTTTAAGACTCAGCTTGAGCAGCTGAAATCAGATGTCCGGAAGTTCTCAGAAGACCGGATTACCCTTGAAGAATTGCGGAAATCGTTAAGCCGCACGAGAAACTCTTTCAAAGAAATTGAATTTTACATTGCCTATCATTACCCGGAATTTACCAAAACCCACCTGAATGCAGCGCCGTTATTCCATATAGAAGCAGCGGGAACCTCAGCCTATACATTGCCTCCGGAAGGCTTACAGGTACTTGATGAACTGATTTTTTCAGAAGAAGCCAGAGATGAAAAAGAAAAAATAAAGACCATCACCGATTTTTTATACAACAGCTATTCAAAATTCTACCTGAGCTCAGTGAAGAACGGTCTGAGTAAAGGAAACAACAGGACATTACCTTTGCGCATTGAGCTTATCAGAATCTATTCGTTAGGGGTAACCGGGTTCGATACGCCGGGATCTTTAAATATTTCTGAAGAAACAAGGCACGCACTTTCGGGAATGCAGAAATACATCAGTGATGATCCTTATTTCAGGAATTATGATACCCGGAAGGCTGATCATACTTTAACGGAAGCGATAAGCTACCTTTCAGAAAATACTGATTTTGAAACTTTCGACAGGATAGAATTTTATAAGAAATACATACAGCCATTATACGAAGAGCTGGGGAAATGGGACGGAAGACCGGACGATCTCAAAGAATTTTCCGGCTGGAATGTAGGCAATAAAAATTTTTTCAGCAGTGATTTCTTAGATCCTTATTTTTATACTTTACTGAAATCTTCAGAAGACAATTCCGAACTCCGTAATCTGGGGAAGTCCATTTTCTATGATCAGAATTTAAGCGGAAACGGAAAAATGAGCTGTGCAACCTGTCATCTTCAGGAAAATGCATTTACAGACCTTAAGGCAAAGTCACAAAGCAATGTGGAAGGGAAAACAGTACTGAGAAACTCGCCATCCTTATACAATGCAGTTTTTGCCAAAAGATTCTTCTATGACCTGCGGGCTTTCTATCTTGAGCAGCAGGCAGAGCACGTGATCTATAATGAAGAGGAGTTCAATACAAGCTATGAAAGCATCATCAGGAAACTTACAGCAAAACCTGAGTACAGGAAGGCATTCCGCAATGCATTCAAAGACGGGAATATCAGTAAAGAGAACTTTTCAAAAGCTTTAAGCTCGTATGTTGCCTCTTTATATTCTTTTGACAGTGACTTTGACCGTTTTATGAGAAATGAAAAGAATGTTTCTGATGATGTGAAAAAAGGTTTCAACCTGTTTATGGGAAAAGCCAATTGTGCAACCTGCCATTTTGCGCCTCATTTTTCAGGATTGGTACCTCCGTTTTTCAATGAAAATGAGTCTGAAGTACTTGGAGTGACCACCAGGCCGGTAAAACAGTTGCCTGTGGAGCTGGATCATGACCTGGGACGTGGAAACAGCCCGGTGAAAAAAGAAAAATCCTGGATTTACGATTACTCATTCAAAACTGTGACGGTCAGAAATATTGCCCTTACAAAACCTTATTTTCATAACGGAGCTTTCAATACCCTGGAAGAGGTCCTGGATTTTTATAATGAAGGTGGAGGAGAAGGATTAGGATTAAATATGAAAAACCAAACGCTGGCACCGGATAAATTGAACCTCACCGAAACAGAAATAAAGCAGATCATCGCCTTTCTGAATGCCCTTACAGATACAAGCAAGGCGAAATAG
- a CDS encoding enoyl-ACP reductase FabI codes for MSYGLLKGKKGIIFGALNEQSIAWKVAERCHEEGAEFILSNAPIALRMGELNGLAEKTGSEVIGADATSIEDLEKLFDAAVAKFGKIDFILHSIGMSINVRKGKHYTEMNYDWLEKGWDISAVSFHKVMRVAWEKDCMNEWGSILALTYIAAQRTFPDYNDMSDNKAYLESIARTFGNYWGERKVRVNTVSQSPTMTTAGSGVKGFGGFLGYAEDMSPLGNATALECADYCVTLFSDLTKKVTMQNLFHDGGFSSSGVTQKVISKYDAE; via the coding sequence ATGTCATACGGTTTACTTAAAGGCAAAAAGGGAATTATTTTTGGAGCCCTTAATGAACAATCTATCGCATGGAAAGTTGCTGAAAGATGCCATGAGGAAGGTGCTGAATTTATCTTATCGAATGCTCCTATTGCTTTGAGAATGGGAGAACTTAATGGTTTAGCAGAAAAAACAGGTTCTGAAGTGATAGGTGCTGATGCTACTTCTATAGAAGATCTTGAAAAACTTTTTGATGCCGCTGTTGCAAAATTTGGAAAAATCGACTTTATCCTTCACTCTATCGGAATGTCTATCAATGTAAGAAAAGGAAAACACTATACAGAAATGAACTACGACTGGTTGGAAAAAGGCTGGGATATTTCAGCTGTTTCTTTCCATAAAGTAATGCGTGTAGCCTGGGAAAAAGACTGTATGAACGAATGGGGAAGTATCCTGGCACTTACTTATATTGCTGCTCAGAGAACATTCCCGGATTATAATGATATGTCTGATAACAAAGCTTATCTGGAAAGTATTGCAAGAACTTTCGGAAACTATTGGGGTGAAAGAAAAGTACGTGTAAATACAGTTTCCCAGTCTCCTACCATGACTACTGCCGGTAGCGGTGTAAAAGGCTTCGGAGGATTCCTTGGATATGCTGAAGATATGTCTCCTCTTGGAAATGCTACCGCTCTTGAATGCGCAGACTACTGTGTAACCTTATTCTCTGATCTGACGAAGAAAGTAACCATGCAGAATCTTTTCCACGACGGAGGTTTCAGCAGCTCAGGGGTTACCCAGAAAGTGATCAGTAAATATGACGCTGAATAA
- a CDS encoding LamG-like jellyroll fold domain-containing protein, with protein MKTTRLLLPALLISAIYHAQTLPAARNETEEDEDIEYELRHKSQPWFSEMKDNADYFKVKASFDKYFGNHRWEKSKPRSIGEDWLRTKLFYLDNQGKVTSEPLLFNQPKVKNIALSSTQTQVGDWTIIGPVNSASTNYSSKYNHGGYVFLTRIDPTNAQKMFVSFVTGGLWRTIDGGTSWTLVDNGFPDSKYNDIDVCIANPQTVYALSNTQLIKSTDGGLNWTATTMTSANYSGKAYDIAVSPSNADIVVVHWGTSLYRTSDGGNTWSAVQTGLPADYQIGDSSTQSESLEWDPNDENSVYFASSSNNNIFKVYKSTNQGVSFTQLNSTTLDTTANGQVIGWVKVFLPTNNTSSFYVAAGSGANAYGHQAAHLYKFNKATGAVENSRINMVPGSGGINSLHHGDIQMDRNDENKIVYGTYGVDQIRISTDNGATFTTPASYTHSDIRSMDFVNGKFVTGTDGEMAASGNLGVTMTTLTNSIGNHELWGFGSAFKSNLVASGNNHGPVMIKESANGFDWYNGTGADQGNTDVNPLDDRYIYSQGYSNYRYFRTGVNTLINEPNFLDLGGIYAYFNSIEFHPNKYYTMITHHAGQYPTGNPNLATWKNSLIKTEDNGNSISIVKTFGNQVFREKISAKNPNVMIVVEGLTNNKLWKTTDAGVTWTDITPNTTVTSGQTNISDIAIGDEDPDKIWITYSGVQSVCKVLKSGDGGATWTNLSSSVLTTSPITKIIFQRGSNGGVYVGNKAGIFYRNNVMQNWVMLGNGLPMCDVRFMFINYNENKLKIGTSRGAFEHDLYEISPPSALISVGNNKIGCPVAEKVQFKDYSVVRNASATWQWSFPGGTPSTSTLENPLVSYAGAANGTYPVTLTVTDQYGTSTQTLNNFIEINNQCGTSQPDTFPGNSIKLTGQTTGDYIKIDNANLNKNSFTFSCWIKPNGIQTDYSGIFMSQDGSNPFGMNFRGGNNTIGFHPGWSWSSGLQAPVGQWSHIALVSNGTNVKIYVNGKESVNNTALPSEVFNLLFLGSYGRGYTNRFTQLEMDEVAIWNRPLSIDEIRQWRHLTKSIAGDPILNGLVYYLQFNESAGNITVNKNNSGTFASYQGTGYTRLTSNAPVFEGVSEKMNVTSSGVKDFTTAGVAMEFNSGTYPNGDVWISRGTINPDQLPNTDTNFGFYTIINNYGTNLTFSPLASLSFYKNAGLGNYPNASSYSLFKRGSNDFGSTWGASIDNADQVSGTGLNTKVTFNTNLNVNSFSQFFLTNSSSSSVLSRVNSEVMKNQLPRIVPNPSAQGTPILVRVPKAWVGSQLIIYDMSGKKVAEIFSLRSEENIMLNLPKGAYIASYISKTDTSQEKFMIK; from the coding sequence ATGAAAACAACACGACTTCTTTTACCTGCTTTGCTGATCTCAGCAATTTATCATGCTCAAACTCTTCCGGCAGCAAGAAACGAAACTGAGGAGGATGAAGACATCGAATACGAATTAAGACACAAGTCCCAACCCTGGTTTTCTGAAATGAAGGACAATGCCGATTACTTCAAAGTAAAAGCCAGTTTCGACAAGTATTTTGGTAATCACAGGTGGGAAAAAAGCAAGCCGAGAAGCATTGGCGAAGACTGGTTAAGAACAAAATTGTTTTATCTGGATAATCAGGGGAAAGTTACCTCTGAACCTTTATTGTTTAATCAACCTAAAGTAAAAAATATTGCCTTATCATCCACACAGACACAAGTTGGTGACTGGACAATAATAGGACCGGTAAATAGTGCGAGTACAAATTATTCCAGTAAATATAATCATGGAGGGTATGTGTTTTTAACCAGGATAGATCCTACCAATGCTCAAAAGATGTTTGTATCCTTCGTAACCGGAGGGCTGTGGCGTACCATAGATGGAGGAACGTCCTGGACTCTGGTAGACAACGGTTTTCCTGATTCTAAGTATAATGACATTGACGTATGTATTGCTAATCCGCAAACAGTGTATGCATTAAGCAATACCCAGCTCATTAAATCTACAGATGGAGGGCTTAACTGGACTGCAACCACAATGACTTCCGCGAACTATTCCGGAAAAGCTTATGATATTGCAGTTTCTCCTTCAAATGCTGATATTGTTGTTGTTCACTGGGGAACCTCATTGTACAGAACGAGTGATGGCGGAAATACCTGGAGTGCCGTTCAAACCGGTCTTCCTGCAGATTATCAGATTGGGGACTCTTCAACGCAGAGTGAATCTTTGGAATGGGATCCGAATGATGAGAATTCTGTTTATTTTGCCAGCTCATCAAACAATAATATTTTTAAAGTTTATAAATCAACCAATCAGGGAGTAAGTTTTACCCAATTAAATTCTACAACCCTGGATACTACTGCCAATGGGCAGGTTATTGGCTGGGTTAAAGTTTTTTTACCAACAAATAATACTTCTTCGTTCTATGTAGCAGCAGGCAGCGGTGCTAATGCTTATGGGCATCAGGCGGCTCATCTTTATAAATTTAATAAAGCTACTGGAGCAGTTGAAAATTCAAGAATCAATATGGTTCCTGGTTCCGGAGGAATTAACAGTCTGCATCATGGCGACATACAAATGGACCGTAATGATGAAAATAAGATTGTATATGGAACTTATGGAGTGGATCAAATCAGGATTTCCACAGATAATGGAGCTACCTTTACTACTCCTGCGTCATACACCCATTCTGATATCAGATCCATGGATTTTGTGAACGGAAAATTTGTGACAGGAACTGATGGGGAAATGGCAGCATCCGGCAATTTGGGAGTCACAATGACTACTTTAACAAACAGTATCGGTAATCATGAGCTTTGGGGTTTCGGAAGTGCTTTCAAAAGCAATCTGGTGGCATCGGGAAATAATCACGGCCCGGTAATGATTAAAGAAAGTGCCAATGGTTTTGATTGGTATAACGGAACAGGGGCAGATCAGGGGAATACAGACGTTAATCCGTTGGATGACCGGTATATTTACAGCCAGGGATATAGTAATTACCGGTATTTCAGGACCGGCGTGAATACACTGATTAATGAACCTAATTTCCTGGATTTAGGAGGAATTTATGCTTATTTTAATTCCATAGAATTCCATCCCAATAAATATTATACCATGATTACCCATCACGCAGGTCAATATCCTACAGGCAATCCGAATTTGGCAACATGGAAAAACTCTCTTATTAAAACTGAAGACAACGGAAATAGTATATCTATTGTAAAAACCTTTGGCAATCAGGTATTCAGAGAAAAGATCTCTGCTAAAAATCCCAATGTAATGATTGTTGTTGAAGGTTTAACCAATAATAAACTTTGGAAGACGACAGATGCCGGGGTTACATGGACTGATATTACCCCTAATACCACGGTAACTTCCGGACAAACCAATATATCGGATATTGCTATAGGAGATGAGGATCCTGACAAAATATGGATAACTTACAGCGGCGTCCAGTCTGTATGCAAAGTATTAAAGTCAGGTGACGGAGGAGCAACCTGGACTAATCTTAGTTCTTCTGTACTTACAACTTCTCCGATTACGAAAATTATTTTCCAGAGAGGATCAAACGGTGGCGTGTATGTGGGTAATAAAGCAGGAATATTTTACAGAAATAATGTGATGCAGAATTGGGTAATGCTGGGTAATGGTTTGCCCATGTGTGATGTCCGTTTTATGTTTATCAATTACAACGAAAATAAATTAAAAATCGGAACATCCAGAGGCGCATTTGAGCACGATTTATATGAGATAAGTCCTCCCAGTGCTTTAATATCAGTTGGAAATAATAAAATTGGCTGTCCGGTTGCAGAAAAAGTCCAGTTTAAAGATTATTCCGTTGTACGTAATGCAAGTGCTACATGGCAATGGAGTTTTCCGGGAGGAACACCTTCTACTTCCACATTAGAAAATCCATTGGTTTCTTATGCGGGAGCCGCAAACGGAACCTATCCCGTAACTTTAACGGTAACAGATCAGTACGGGACAAGTACGCAGACACTCAATAATTTTATTGAAATCAATAATCAGTGTGGGACAAGCCAACCGGACACATTTCCTGGAAACAGCATAAAACTTACTGGTCAAACCACAGGCGATTATATTAAAATAGATAATGCGAACCTTAATAAAAATTCGTTTACATTCTCTTGCTGGATAAAACCAAACGGTATCCAGACCGATTACAGTGGCATTTTTATGTCCCAGGATGGCAGCAATCCATTTGGAATGAATTTCAGAGGAGGCAACAATACTATCGGCTTCCATCCGGGCTGGAGCTGGTCTTCCGGTTTACAGGCTCCGGTAGGGCAATGGTCGCACATCGCATTGGTAAGCAACGGAACGAATGTAAAAATATATGTTAACGGAAAAGAAAGTGTAAATAATACAGCATTACCGTCTGAAGTTTTCAACCTCTTGTTTTTAGGAAGCTATGGAAGAGGGTATACGAACAGATTTACCCAATTGGAAATGGATGAAGTGGCAATCTGGAACAGACCATTATCTATTGATGAAATCAGACAATGGAGACATTTGACAAAAAGTATTGCCGGAGATCCTATTTTAAATGGATTGGTGTATTATCTTCAGTTCAATGAATCGGCCGGGAATATTACGGTTAATAAAAACAACTCGGGAACTTTTGCATCCTATCAGGGAACAGGCTATACAAGATTAACTTCAAATGCTCCTGTTTTTGAAGGAGTAAGTGAAAAAATGAATGTTACGTCTTCTGGTGTAAAAGATTTTACAACTGCCGGAGTTGCTATGGAGTTTAATTCAGGCACTTATCCGAATGGAGATGTATGGATATCAAGAGGTACGATTAATCCGGATCAATTACCCAATACGGATACTAATTTCGGGTTTTATACGATTATAAACAATTATGGGACAAATCTTACATTCTCACCGCTTGCATCCTTATCATTTTATAAAAATGCAGGATTGGGCAATTATCCGAATGCATCTTCTTACAGTCTTTTCAAAAGAGGAAGTAATGATTTTGGAAGTACCTGGGGGGCAAGTATCGATAATGCAGATCAGGTTTCCGGTACAGGTCTTAATACAAAAGTAACCTTTAACACAAATTTAAATGTTAATTCTTTCAGCCAGTTTTTCCTTACCAATTCTTCTTCTTCTTCTGTATTATCCAGAGTTAATTCCGAAGTTATGAAAAATCAGTTGCCAAGAATTGTTCCCAACCCTTCTGCTCAGGGTACTCCAATTTTGGTCCGCGTACCAAAAGCCTGGGTAGGCTCACAATTGATTATTTATGATATGTCCGGTAAAAAAGTAGCAGAAATATTCAGTTTAAGATCTGAAGAAAACATTATGCTGAACCTTCCTAAGGGAGCATATATCGCATCCTATATATCTAAAACCGATACATCTCAGGAAAAATTCATGATTAAATAA
- a CDS encoding DNA-3-methyladenine glycosylase I: MEKIRCGWCEKDDLYRKYHDEEWGRPVYDDETIFEFLILESFQAGLSWYTILSKRENFRKAFDNFDYRKMAAYSDQKTEELMNNPGIIRNRLKILAAITNAQRFMDVQTEFGSFSRYIWGFVDGKPLDRAPESLADVPATTEISDAISKDLKKRGFKFMGSTVVYAHMQATGMVNDHIESCFTRI; encoded by the coding sequence ATGGAAAAAATACGTTGCGGATGGTGCGAAAAAGATGATCTGTACAGGAAATACCATGATGAAGAGTGGGGAAGACCTGTATATGATGATGAGACAATATTTGAATTTCTGATCCTGGAAAGTTTTCAGGCCGGACTGAGCTGGTATACGATTCTTTCTAAAAGAGAAAACTTCAGAAAAGCTTTTGATAATTTTGATTACCGGAAAATGGCTGCTTATTCTGATCAGAAAACAGAAGAGCTGATGAATAATCCGGGTATCATCCGGAACAGACTTAAAATACTGGCTGCCATTACCAATGCTCAAAGATTCATGGATGTTCAGACGGAATTTGGAAGCTTTTCCCGGTACATATGGGGATTTGTAGACGGAAAGCCTCTTGACCGCGCGCCAGAATCTCTGGCTGATGTTCCGGCAACTACAGAAATTTCTGATGCTATTTCTAAAGATTTGAAGAAGAGAGGATTTAAGTTTATGGGATCTACTGTTGTTTATGCCCATATGCAGGCTACCGGTATGGTGAATGATCATATTGAAAGTTGTTTTACAAGAATATGA